DNA sequence from the Myxocyprinus asiaticus isolate MX2 ecotype Aquarium Trade chromosome 3, UBuf_Myxa_2, whole genome shotgun sequence genome:
GTTGCAGCGGGCAGACTGAGTGGACATCAACCAACTCCCTGTCCTCTTCCAACAGCGATGAGAGCAAACAGTCACCTGTCTATCTCACACTTCGGAACCAGGTAGCCCCACCTGGCCATATTGCCCAAGTCCATGAAGCTCCCCAAACCTTTGTGAACATTCCCGAGACCAAGCAGTTGCTGCCACCCCCCTCACCCCGCGTCCTTTGCCATAACCCCCAGGTGGAGAAAACGTTAATGGAGACTCGAAGGCGACTGGAGCAGGAGCGGCTCCTGATGCAGCCACCAGTCAGTGAGCCGCCCCGTAGGCGCCTGGCCAGCTTTGGGGGGATGGGCTCTTCCAGCTCCTTGTCTTCTTACAGTGGCTCGTATGGGCCAAGCCAGATTTCACCCAGCTCCCATTCTCTGCAACATAATGGACATCTAGCCAATGGCGAGTACAACCTCTACTTCACATCCTCCATGGGCAGTTCCATTCGCCACAGCCCCCTCTGCTCGGGCATGAACACACCAGTGACCAATGTCAGGCCCCTGCACCTCCAGCACATTCGAGAACAGATGGTAGTGGCTCTGAAGCGACTTAAAGAACTGGAGGAGCAGGTAAAGGCCATCCCGATCCTGCAAGTCAAGATCTCAGTCTTGCAAGAGGAGAAGAGGCAGCTGGTGTCCCAGATGAAGAACACAAAGCTAGCTGGGCAGGGTCTGGGTGGAGGTTTTAGGAAGCGCTCCTACAGCGTCGGCAGTGCAGATCAGTATGAGCCACTGAACCAGCTCCAGACAGGCTCTGAACTCCACATTGAGGACATGGACAACAAAGAGCAGAGCTCTCAAAGGATGCAAGAGTTCAGGCAACTGACAGCAGAAGTGCAGGCATTGGAAAGGAAGATCCAGGATAATGGAGAGGAACTGAAGCACAACTTACACCAAACAGAGCAAAGGACAAACCAAAATGCCCAACAGAGGAGCTGTGAGAGCAAGTCAATTGGTGTTGGAGCTGATGAGAACATGAATGACGTGGTCGTCTACCGGAGGTCGCTGGGGCGAGGCAGAGACATGGCCGTGGGAACAGAGAAGGAGGTAAGGAGCACGGGAGTTGGGGTGACTGAAGCCATGCTAGGTTTGAGCAGTGAGGTAGAAGCAGAGATCGAGATGCAGCACCAGACCATTGAAGCCTTCAAAGAGAAGATTTACAGACTGGAGGTGCAGCTTAAGGAGACTACGCACCAAGTGGAGATGGGAAAGCTAAAGCTTCAGCTTCAAGTGGCTGGATCAAgaaaaaaagcagataaaggatTGATGGCGAGGCCAGAGATGTACAGCACTTCAGTGGAGGCCAGAGTTTCCACACAGAGCCAAGGCGTGGGCAATCATGTTGAGTTTAGTGATGCAGGAACAAGTCATGTCCCACAAATGAATGCAGTAGGAATTTCTTGCAGGCCAGATGCAAGGCATGTTGCTGTGGGTCCAGAGTTGCCAATGGAGCAGTGGGTCATACAAGAACGTGCTGAGGTTAAGGATCAGTGTGTTGGCAGGCAGGTTGTGACATGCAACCAGTGTGTGGGGGTGGAATTAAGTGTATGTGCAATGGGGATCAACACTGAGTTAACAGCAGAAGGTTTAGGACTTAGCAAAACAGAGGCTGAACAAGCCAAATGGTTCAGGTCTGTTGGATGTGGAGATTGTTCAGTGGATGTAATGGTCAGTCCCATCAAGGAGATGGTAAACCAGAGTACAGCAACCAATGAAGCTCACAAAACTGACTTTGGAGTCATGGTTTTACCGATGAGTGCTTCCAAGTACACAAACACCGAAATTGAGACAATACGCAAATTAACCAACAAGGATAAGATAGTCCTCATTGATTCCTGCACCAACACACAGCCATACTCAAAAGACAAACATATAAGCACAGAACCAGTGGTGACTCGTACAATCGCCATTGGTGATGGTCTTGTAAAAGATGTTCTGGCCACGTTGAAAACACGCTCAATTTCAGTAGGTACTACTGAAGAGGCTATGCTCGACAACACTTCGTCTTGCAGAACACAAGAGGCTGGGATTGGTCTTACAAGCATACATGAGAACTTTTTAGTTGGTTTGAAGACCAGGAACATTGCCTGTGGTCCCTCTCAGTCTCCAACGCAGACTAGAGTAAAGAGTGTGTCTGTGGAATCACTGTCATCAGCAGAGACCATCCAGGCACAGGCTGGGGCAGGCGTTGGACTTGATCACTACATAGAGAGAGTGCAAAAGCTTTTGCAGGAACAGCAGATGTTGCTTGCTCAGAACTACAGTGAGCTAGCAGATGCATTCAGCCCACCTCAACAATCCCAATTTAGCTCCATCAACAGTCAGCTAGTCACTACTCTGTCATCCATCAATTCAGTTATGAAGTATGGAAGTGTTGAGGAACTCTGCAATATGGACCTCAGGCAGCAGGAGGACCCGATCAACAGCCTGAAAGGTTAGTTGTGTTTTGTGTGATCCTAAATGCTCAGTGGTTCTTTTAGGGCTGATGCTGTTTGGcaaacagttgttttttttttttcaatggcctCATCAATCTGGTCTCATTCTGGCCAAAttctataaattaaatatatccaTGTAATTTATTTTAGTTACAGAAAACTTCATTTaaagaaatacaggtgcatctcaataaattagaatgtcgtggaaaagttcatttatttcagtaattcaactcaaattgtgaaactcgtgtattaaataaattcagtgcacacagactgaagtagtttaagtctttggttcttttaattgtgatgattttgactcacatttaacaaaaacccaccaattcactatctcaaaaaattagaatacatcataagaccaataaaaaaacatttttagtgaattgttggccttctggaaagtatgttcatttactgtatatgtactcaatacttggtaggggctccttttgctttaattactgcctcaattcgacgtggcatggaggtgatcagtttgtggcactgctgaggtggtatggaagcccaggtttctttgacagtggccttcagctcatctgcattttttggtctcttgtttctcattttcctcttgacaaataccccatagattctctatggggttcaggtctggtgagtttgctggccagtcaagcacaccaacaccatggtcatttaaccaacttttggtgcttttggcagtgtgggcaggtgccaaatcctgctggaaaatgaaatcagcatctttaaaaagctggtcatcagaaggaagcatgaagtgctccaaaatttcttggtaaacgggtgcagtgactttgcttttcaaaaaacacaatggaccaacaccagcagatgacattgcaccccaaatcatcacagactgtggaaacttaacactggacttcaagcaacttgggctatgagcttctccacccttcctccagactctaggaccttggtttccaaatgaaatacaaaacttgctttcatctgaaaagaggactttggaacactgggcaacagtccagttcttcttctccttagcccaggtaagacgcctctgacgttgtctgtggttcaggagtggcttaacaagaggaatacgacaactgtagccaaattccttgacacgtctgtgtgtggtggctcttgatgccttgaccccagcctcagtccattccttgtgaagttcaccaaaattcttgaatcgattttgctggacaatcataaggctgcggttctctcggttggttgtgcatctttttcttccacactttttccttccactcaactttctgttaacatgcttggatacaacactctgtgaacagccagcttctttggcaatgaatgtttgtggcttacccttcttgtgaagggtgtcaatgattgtcttctggacaactgtcagatcagcagtcttccccatgattgtgtagcctagtgaaccaaactgagagaccattttgaaggcttaggaaacctttgcaggtgttttgagttgattagctgattggcatgtcaaaatattctaattttttgagatagtgaattggtgggtttttgttaaatgtgagccaaaatcatcacaattaaaagaaccaaagacttaaactacttcagtctgtgtgcattgaatttatttaatacacgagtttcacaatttgagttgaattactgaaataaatgaacttttccacgacattctaatttattgagatgcacctgtagttactcagaaatgaaaattgtcctttactcaccctcatgccatgaccAGAAACATATCATATGCCTTCGGAAGACTTGAAGtataaagccccattcacactgcCAGTGACATTGTCGCATGATGTCACTAGTCCctgtactgtacagtattttgCTAGAGGGCGTTCCTACAACTGtcactctaacgttattggtggactgcacaactggccatagcttttgaaatTCTGATCACAGATGACATATGCTGccggtaaaactaagatatcattataatttgacaaggaatcagttctcttgcctCTAAAAATTAACAATCTGGAGgtgagagtgtttttatataacctgcagcagtgctcaatgcatcatatcatgaacaagattAACAATCTATCAATGTGTGAATCAAACTCAGAATGTGAAAAATTTACGTTTTCTGcgcatctttttttattataaatttgtaCGTATGTGGTTACACAAATATCATATAAaacagtgaaatcactcacagTAACTTAACTTTCTGTCTTGCCTGGACTCAGCTCCAAAATCTCACTGGAGATGGATGAGGTGAGCTCCATTGACTTCTATTTAGTGTTTGTTACTTTAACTCCTACAACTTCAAATCTTAACTCATCTGAAGAAGGAAGAAAAATATCAGGAGTGTTTAGTGTAAACCTTGCTTTAAAGCTCTGTTATGTTCTAGGTTGCTATATTTACACTCAAGTCCTCCGTTCCTGCTGAGTGCGGTGAAGAATAGGGACAGGACAAGGGGTACACAGCGCATCTGTGTCTGTAATGATGCCTGACATGATCTGACAGGGCAAAGTTTTCTCTGACTCTGAAAAATGCATGGGGGCTTTGGATATAATCCAACAATGAGCTCACTTCTTTTGGAAGGCAGCAGCTTGTGCTAAATGGCTAGCTGTTGTCTTTGCCGATGCTGATTCATAGGTCCTCAGTGTTATGTAATAGACAGAAGCTTTGTGTAAAGACTTGCTCTCTATAATACCAGCCTCATGGAACATATGCAAAGTATCTTAGAGTATGTACACAAGtatttgatgttttttatttcCAGGAATGAAGGATTAAATAGAATGTTATCAATGTCATCTGAAAATATATATGATGAAAATATGTCCAGTGTTGGGAGTTGATAtatattatgtgtgtatatattctCATCCTTAATATTCTAATATGGAGGGTCCAGGAGCgctgtgaatttatttttttttttttatttattttttttcatatttctctTTAGATATTCCAGCCTCTTATCATCAGTTTTTTATGGTATGCTCTGAAGTTATAAATAACCATTGCTGCTACTCTGTAGGAAAGGGGAGAGAGataatttttacatgcatatcaGATGATTATGGCAAATGGTCACTTAATCCTGTTGCCAAGACTTAAGTGTTTTCATCTCTGCTACAGTCTGATTTAGCTCTTGATTAAGCAGGAGATCTACTCAGGTATTCTCCATATCAGACATTCTGTCTTAGAAATGTTTTATTAGCTGCATTTGGCCCATACCAAGAAAGGATCATCTAATATGAGAAATATGTACCcactttatataaggtgtcttaaactactatgtactaacattaaaataaa
Encoded proteins:
- the LOC127424444 gene encoding KN motif and ankyrin repeat domain-containing protein 1-like; its protein translation is MAQTMPLNSNASEKDDDEKDPYSLETPYGYQLDLDFLKYVDDIERGNNIKKLNIQRKPKVIRSIPLPQSSCSGQTEWTSTNSLSSSNSDESKQSPVYLTLRNQVAPPGHIAQVHEAPQTFVNIPETKQLLPPPSPRVLCHNPQVEKTLMETRRRLEQERLLMQPPVSEPPRRRLASFGGMGSSSSLSSYSGSYGPSQISPSSHSLQHNGHLANGEYNLYFTSSMGSSIRHSPLCSGMNTPVTNVRPLHLQHIREQMVVALKRLKELEEQVKAIPILQVKISVLQEEKRQLVSQMKNTKLAGQGLGGGFRKRSYSVGSADQYEPLNQLQTGSELHIEDMDNKEQSSQRMQEFRQLTAEVQALERKIQDNGEELKHNLHQTEQRTNQNAQQRSCESKSIGVGADENMNDVVVYRRSLGRGRDMAVGTEKEVRSTGVGVTEAMLGLSSEVEAEIEMQHQTIEAFKEKIYRLEVQLKETTHQVEMGKLKLQLQVAGSRKKADKGLMARPEMYSTSVEARVSTQSQGVGNHVEFSDAGTSHVPQMNAVGISCRPDARHVAVGPELPMEQWVIQERAEVKDQCVGRQVVTCNQCVGVELSVCAMGINTELTAEGLGLSKTEAEQAKWFRSVGCGDCSVDVMVSPIKEMVNQSTATNEAHKTDFGVMVLPMSASKYTNTEIETIRKLTNKDKIVLIDSCTNTQPYSKDKHISTEPVVTRTIAIGDGLVKDVLATLKTRSISVGTTEEAMLDNTSSCRTQEAGIGLTSIHENFLVGLKTRNIACGPSQSPTQTRVKSVSVESLSSAETIQAQAGAGVGLDHYIERVQKLLQEQQMLLAQNYSELADAFSPPQQSQFSSINSQLVTTLSSINSVMKYGSVEELCNMDLRQQEDPINSLKETQMVSGVSSLSSSMMTEVTHIENVCTEDTHEQSTAAQKSRMDQQMSSALHGSQSILKSIMKKDGHQEPNGTKKNLQFVGVNGGYETTSSDDSSSEESSSSGSEDEGEEKDRMVDVRERRKEEFRNKAAVDEDRDTEDLGQEKRQRYELNEKMLSACNVLKSHLNDPKTLSSKDVRAYVNTVQHEWFRVSSQKTAVPEMVEDYLNAFRAISPALLLHVVNMADGNGNTALHYSVSHSNFHIVKKLLDADVCNVNQQNKAGYTPIMLAALAAVEAPKDMRVVEELFSKGIVNAKASQAGQTGLMLAVSHGRMDMVRALLACGADVNIQDDEGSTALMCASEHGHVEIVKLLLAQPGCDATLIDNDESNALSIALEAGHKDIAVLLYAHMNFSKAQSPGTPRLGRKTSPSPTRRGHV